The Helicobacter anatolicus genome includes a window with the following:
- a CDS encoding YebC/PmpR family DNA-binding transcriptional regulator, producing MGRAFEYRRAAKEKRWDKMSKVFPKLAKAITVAAKEGGSDPDMNAKLRTAIANAKAQNMPKDNIEAAIKRASGKDGIFTEITYEGKVPHGVLIMIECTTDNPTRTIANIKSYFNKTPNASIVPNGSLEFMFSRKSVFEFENPQIDLEDLELSLIDYGLEELEKIEIDGKISYIAYGDYTDFGKLNEGFESLQIPVQKASLQRIPNSPITLSEEQLSEVEKLLDRIEEDDDVQAVYTNIE from the coding sequence ATGGGAAGAGCATTTGAATACAGAAGAGCCGCAAAAGAAAAACGATGGGATAAAATGAGCAAAGTTTTCCCTAAACTTGCCAAGGCAATCACTGTGGCTGCCAAAGAAGGCGGGAGCGATCCAGATATGAATGCAAAACTCCGTACAGCTATTGCCAATGCAAAAGCCCAAAACATGCCAAAAGACAATATCGAAGCAGCCATCAAGCGTGCAAGTGGAAAAGATGGAATCTTTACTGAAATCACTTATGAAGGAAAGGTTCCTCATGGCGTGCTTATAATGATTGAATGTACAACAGATAATCCTACACGCACGATTGCTAATATCAAAAGCTATTTCAACAAAACCCCTAATGCCTCTATCGTGCCTAATGGATCTCTAGAATTTATGTTTTCACGCAAAAGCGTATTTGAATTTGAAAACCCTCAAATAGATCTTGAAGATCTTGAGCTATCCTTAATTGATTATGGACTTGAAGAGCTTGAAAAAATCGAGATTGATGGAAAAATTTCTTATATCGCATATGGAGACTACACTGATTTTGGGAAACTAAACGAAGGCTTTGAATCTCTCCAGATCCCTGTGCAAAAAGCCTCACTCCAACGCATTCCTAACTCCCCTATCACGCTAAGTGAAGAACAATTGAGCGAAGTAGAAAAACTCCTAGATCGCATTGAAGAAGATGATGATGTCCAAGCAGTCTATACCAATATCGAGTGA
- the hemB gene encoding porphobilinogen synthase, whose amino-acid sequence MFKRMRRLRYNPHIRSLVQETRLNLQDFIYPLFVIEGKGIKNEIASMPDVYQMSKDYILKECEELQKLGIYHILLFGIPSHKDSIGSAALKDTHIVAQTTKLIKEKFPQMVVSVDLCFCEYTDHGHCGILDHKLQSVDNDATLINLGKQAVILAQAGADMIAPSAMMDGMVSTIRKALDHANFAHIPIMSYSTKFASAYYGPFRDVAQSSPSFGDRKSYQEDCANRREAILESLEDEKEGADILMVKPALIYLDIVREIKDKTLVPLAIYNVSGEYAMLKLAGKAGLIDYQKAMIETLMSFKRAGADIIISYHTKELAKILQGDK is encoded by the coding sequence ATGTTTAAACGAATGAGAAGACTACGCTATAATCCCCATATTCGTAGCCTAGTGCAAGAAACAAGACTAAATTTGCAAGATTTTATCTATCCGCTTTTTGTCATAGAAGGAAAAGGGATTAAAAATGAAATTGCATCTATGCCTGATGTATATCAAATGAGCAAAGACTACATTCTCAAAGAATGCGAGGAATTACAAAAATTAGGAATCTATCATATTTTGCTTTTTGGTATCCCCTCTCACAAAGATTCCATAGGTAGCGCTGCCTTAAAAGACACTCATATTGTTGCACAAACTACAAAACTCATTAAAGAAAAATTTCCTCAAATGGTAGTAAGCGTGGATCTATGCTTTTGCGAATACACCGATCATGGGCATTGTGGTATCTTAGATCACAAACTCCAAAGCGTAGATAATGATGCTACTTTAATAAATCTAGGAAAACAAGCAGTGATTTTAGCTCAAGCTGGTGCAGATATGATTGCACCAAGTGCAATGATGGATGGTATGGTAAGTACAATTAGAAAAGCACTAGATCATGCAAATTTTGCACATATTCCCATTATGAGCTATTCTACAAAATTTGCAAGCGCATATTATGGACCCTTTAGAGATGTAGCACAATCTAGCCCAAGCTTTGGCGATCGAAAAAGCTATCAAGAAGACTGTGCAAATAGAAGAGAAGCAATTTTAGAAAGCTTAGAAGATGAAAAAGAAGGAGCGGATATTTTAATGGTAAAACCTGCATTAATTTATCTTGATATCGTAAGAGAAATCAAAGACAAAACCCTTGTCCCACTTGCAATCTATAATGTAAGCGGAGAATACGCCATGTTAAAACTCGCAGGAAAAGCTGGATTAATTGATTATCAAAAAGCAATGATTGAAACCCTTATGAGTTTTAAACGCGCTGGTGCAGATATTATTATCAGTTACCACACCAAAGAACTTGCAAAAATTTTACAAGGAGATAAATAA